The Erigeron canadensis isolate Cc75 chromosome 1, C_canadensis_v1, whole genome shotgun sequence genome segment TTCGTTATATATTTATGGATTATAAAGTTAACCTTTGAAAAGGATTTCACTAAACTTAGTTAAGTGCATAACGCTGCCACATTCACTTTTCCCAGAATTAGATAAGTTGTTAAAGACACCGATGTAGATTTTAGCCCATTTGTTaaacatgtattattttaaaaaactgaGTTTTGTCAAATAGATTtgttattacaataaataaaataaaaacatgctAAATGAATATGTacgttttaaaatattatatactcAAAACCTATTACATGTGACGCCAATTTTGATCAACGGGATCACTTATACAACTACCATGTTGACGACAAAGTAACATATGAAAGATATAACCAAATATACAGAAATATACAATAGACCGAGTTTATTACATAAAACGATCGCTTATAAAGATTCAATACATACAACAACCAATCAACcagagaaaattacacttttaataTCTTAAATTGGCAGCTTTTGCGattttagtctccaactcaaaaaattgcagTTTTCATAcataaagttttgtgtttttttcagttttggtaccatATACATACGACGTTAATTTTTTCCGTTAAcaccctcacgtgacaaacacgtgaggggtattttagtcttttgaccccctctttttgagaaaattacacttttgatacctcaaATAGTCAATTTTTccatttttggtacctcaagtagacaacatatttttGTCAAAAGGGTGTGTTGATTCttgagtgtgtgttgtttgatagatgctaatatgtgagatgaaaattggaagtgtaataaaaatatgtttgtcaaaagtgaaaaaattgacaacttaaggtaccaaaagtgaaaaaattgacaacttgaggtatcaaaagtgtaattttctcaaaaagaaagacccaaaagactaaaatacccccacgtgtttgtcacgtgagtGCGTTAACAGCAAAAATTAACGCCGTATGAACATGGTactaaaactgaaaaaaaacacaaaactttaggtatgaaagctgcaattttttgagttagAGTCTAAAAGTGCAAAGCTGccaacttgaggtaccaaaagtgtaattttctcaatCAACAATAAAGGTTTCGTGCATTTTCGTATGCCACTAATTCCAAAAAAATAATCACGGAAGCTAGCTAGAAACAAAAATGATTATAAAGCCCCCCAAATGTCCAAAAGATCGACACATTCTAGTATCTAGGCTATAATAAAATTAGTCGGGTGAGTTGGGTTCAAAATTAAACCAATACATTTTTTGGTCGCATTTGAAGTTCTGAGCACGGAAATTAAATGAATGTCATTTTggagctagctagctagcaccattttaattaatgatgaaAGAAGGTATGGACATATATATGGTAGTAGCAAAAAGAATATGACTGAAAGATCATGATCATATTGTCTGACAAATTAAAACTAGCGGTACCTGCTAAAACCCTTTCATCACCCCGCTCTTTAATGTTACTCTACTactctttctttcatttatttctCATCTTTACCAATCATTGCAAGGTTACAACTCATTATGCATATAGTACAAACATTACTCGATCGATCATCAAAGCTAGCTAGCTTGAATCATCCATATTCATATATGGTCAAGTAGTCAACAAACTGACCGAGGAACGAACATACTCCTCCTTGTATTCATTACGCattcactacaaacaatattgcatttgttcatacttttaggtgagtgtgaacaaataaaaaaaaatttgtcacACCTTTTAATGTGTAGAAAcatattgaattaaaaatgtataaaaatttcTACACTAACTAAAAAgcgtgtagaaataaaagttcacactttttagtgtgaactttcataattattttgtcacacctaatttgttcacgctaacttttttagttaccgtggacaaataaggtgtgacaaaataattatgaaaattcacactaaaaagtgtgaacttttatttccaCACACACAATTTTTTAGTATGGAGAAATTTCCACACTttaaattcaatatatttctacacattaaaaagcgtgacaaaatttttaatttgttcacactcgtctaaaagtgtaaacaaatgcaatatgatttgtagtgaTTTGATCGATgtgattttatataatttacatatagatcaaataaaataatatgtttaaaaatcatTTACCTATAATTAGGAAGTACgtatatacaaaacaaaattaaaatcacaACCACATATATATAGCTTAAATACATAGTAGATTTGAaattgaaacataaaaaaaaaaaaaaattcttatgaAAACAAAAGGCAATATAATTTGTAGTGATTTGATCGATgtgattttatataatttacatatagatcaaacaaaataatatgtttaaaaatcatTTACCTATAATTAGAAAGTACgtatatacaaaacaaaattaaaatcacaACCACATATATATAGCTTAAATACATAATAGATTTGAAATtgaaacatacaaaaaaaaaaaaatcttatgaaAACAATATCGTAGTCGCACGGATATTTTAGTGACCAAAAGATATTATTAATAGTATCAGTTTTTAACAGTCATATTCCCAAAGAAGTttatagctagctagctagctagatgcAATTAGTTACCACATCCATCATGATTAGTTATGTATTTTCCTTTCCAAGATATACTCTGATACATATAGATTACCTTATATAAATCTgtcaaatcaaatcaattaaATACCTACAGTAatgaattttattttgaaaggtaaATACACTAATAAATATGGAAGACTAATTATACTCGTATGTATGTATGTCAAAAATTTGTTGCAGAAATATCATCATATATAGAATCAACTTGGCGAATGATAAATGTATTTCACAGTTTCCTTCAATGatatcattatctttttttttttatcgtaatgatattaaattgatttacatatatggtcatattttaatttttggataTATACTATATTCTCGGTGTAGTCGCAAAGATCTCAACTAGTATAATAAACAGTAAACAGTTAATTGAaaatcattttctaaattattggaacaaacttaaaacataaattACACAAATGGTAGGAAAAGATTATAAGTTACAAAGTTAGTAAGTTACAAAACCATTGTAAAATCTACttgaaaaaatcatcaaatataaattacatatctattttttttttttaaggaaaatgataaatccttctaatcaatctttctaaaaatcctcttaatataTCCACTTATTAACACATGAAAtttactaattctctttcctaatcccctgattttccacatgtaacaatcttattaattagaaggatttttaggatAATGAGTTAGAACGATGATCattaccttctttttttttttttattcgacCTAGCTTTCAAATGATGTCTCGTTACCGGTCACTAGCACACAAATGATAGAAACATTATACATTTTCATAAGTCATAACTATGTGCATGTTTATACATATGTTAAACAACTAGATCTAAATTGAATACATTtagtctttttttctttaattttatgaacaaataaaaaaaaaacatatattttagtCTACAATAATATATACTGTCAAGATATCAAGttctataaaaagttatataattgtATCTTTCGTGGGCTTTTCAAATGATGTATAACAACCGCCAGTAAAAGGTTCACAATTACTAAACATGCATACATATTTATAATGaaatatgtatagatagataaaagaatctaGGGTTTATTTTGAAGTTCAAAGGGTCAAAAGGAAGGACTTACAAGAAAAAGGCAAAGTGATTTGCTTTTTGagttttgatgatgatcaacTACACAAAGTTGATCTCTGCTTTTGGGAATAAATCATCACACCAGTAGTACTGCAAACACATAATACTTTCAACCATCTAATAAGtcaaaacttaattaaaaaaaaaacattcacaTAAAAAAGCACACACATGTACAGTATCATATGCATGCTTTTACAGAACTCAAaaaagatgatgatatataaCCAGTTCCCTTTTTCTGTGAACATAAAAGTTTTGTTGAAGCCTAAAGATTCAAGAAGGTTTTACAAAGAGATACCAACAGAGCTCCATTGACAGTATATCCACCTCCACATGCAAAATAACCAAGAAAAACATTTTTCTTATCAAAACACTAGAGaaaaactttattttctttttgtttatacCACATAGATAGTTGGATTTGATCAATGAATTGGGAGGTGGACAGAATGCCAAAGAAATCTGCAGGAAACTCTTTATTAAACCACCATGAAAGAAACCCTAGCACCAAAAAATATTGTAGTACTGTAGTAAATAATAAATAGTCACACATAGTATGGTGTAACTACACACatgcatatatagatatagataaagcTAGATATATAGATGTTTGAGAGATATATGAAGAGGGAGGGCAGATGGGTGATATTAATTTcaaggtgatgatgatgatgagagagAAAGGACAGCACAAGGGGAATTAGCTACAGGGCTAAATAATTAAGAGAGGTGGATGGTAATCTTGATAAGAGTGTTGTGTGTTGTTTGCAAATTGATGTATTTGTACATAAAGCATTGAGAATTGAACATGTATTTGGATGTGAGAATTTAGGTATTGGAAAAGGAAGTTAAGGTGTGTAAGGTAATTATTCAACCACAAGCTCTCTCTGTCACACGATTATGATGAGCTAGGGGGAAATGAAACGAACAAATCATGGGTCTTTTCTTCTTTGCATATACTATCAATCACTGCAAAGATTCTATTTACTACTACTGCTACTACACTATACATAGATTTGAGCTAGCATAGGGTATGCAATAAGATATTCATGAATCAAATTGTTAAAAGGGGTAAAAAGTTGTTGGTTTTATGGTCTTTATGTAACAATTAAATGGAACTCGGCACCCAAGTTATCGAAAGAGAGAAAAGTAGACAACGTTTTGTGGATGACTCGGTTCATGAAAACATCACTTTGGTGTTGATCAAGCttttgttaattagttagttttttAATCAACTAATATCATGTACAAGATAAACCTTAATTATGTTAACCAGACTTTTGTtattagttagtttttttttactagAGTAGCAGTGTATTGataacttaacatatttttatcatCCACAACAAACACAGAAAAATTGTTGCACAATGTAAAACTGTCCCAAAAAACAAgaattgttttagatttttgttttttaaacagGAATCATTATACGTGATAACAAAATTATGTAATTGAATTTTTCACCACTTTGACtaactacatatatatgcaAGATAAAatttaatcttatatatatatataaactaatgatTTTAAAATGTTTACAGTTTGTTATTTATTTGAACACACGTACTTCAATTCGTTAGTTtgaaacaacaaaataaaattccATGTAAGATTTAAAATCTATTGAATAAATGTTAAtataactttcaaaataaaaaaatgtaaacataAATGTTAAGACGAGGATTCGTTGAGATGATTTAGTTACTGCCATTTATCACCAGTAATCTTTATCGAGAATACAAGTCAACACTAATATAATTGTGTTCGAACAATAAAATATCGTATATTTAGAGTAAaaagtttttacttttaaactttCAATTTCGTATATATGACTACAACAAATAGACAAGTAAATTACCTTAAGTTTATTTTAGGAATGGAGAGTTTGTTTAAAACCTTTACATTAAAATGGCTAATGAACAagaggtttgctaaatacagtccttagggctgtgtttaaggtgcataaattgtttgtacatttaccatgaaaatcagggggcgtgCTTTTAAATACAACcctctgattttttcacatgtcatcatcttactattaggcTTCCACTCTGGTGGATCTAAccatatttttcacttttgggccggaggtcccttcTACTCCGGTGGATCTGGaaacagcctctctacctttgaataggggtaaggtctgtctacatcataccttCCCCATAGCCCGACTTATGTCGGGATTGGGtaccttgttgttgttgttcgcTATTAGTATTGTTCTAATAGTTacaatgttaaatttttttttttttttaaacaacaaagCTTACATCTAAACTAATTTCTAAACTACTCCATGATACATATTCATACACGGTTACAATGTTAGTTCCAGATTCCCGTGTTAAAGTATTCGAGTTGATATATCAAGCCGAAAACCaattttagaaaatttctaTCCGAACATTGAGACATGCCATGAGATATTGAACCCCATTGCCATCACCCTTATGTACGGAGTTataatgtttaatttaattggtatatatatatatttatttatttatttttataacaacAAGGAAATTAAAATGTGGATGGCTGGATGCAAAGACCAATGTTACATTTTGTCGAGTGATACGTCGCTGTGATGGCTGGTGAGATCCTGCCACTCCACCCGTTTTCATTTATTACTCCCGTTTGCCTACCATTACAAACAGTAGTAATAATTTATAGTCCAGTTAATAGAAAATTAAACACGAAAGTTtctcataaaaaattaaaaccatatCAAACATTCTACACTGGCTTAGTTAAGTATCATGTTGGGGAGTACGGAACTAATTAAAAAGGGTAACACctttaaaaatgaaattgttATCAATtagtttaacaaataaaaacgACAACACGACACCCACAAGCCCACAACAAACATATATCGTGGCGTGtacaaaaattttgttttttgaacgGTTTTGTCATTAACAATTAGCAAGAAGCTAGCTATAATTTACTTAGTTTTGTGTATTAAAATTggtcaaacattttttttttctctaaatatGATTTTCTAAGCCTATACACGATGCAACTATACATAATGGTGGTATCAACTGATCACGTTGTATTGTCGATCATTGGATTACCGCCGCACCACTGCATTACCGGTGGCCCTAATAAGTCAAAATAATAACTTTGTGAAATGCATATCCAAATTTAAAAGTAGAATACATTCATAATTACACATTTTCTAATTAAACCTAgtaatttgttttactttgaacaatcaaataataaaTCCGTCTATCTGACGTCTGCGAATGCACACAACGCTAGGTAGTGCAATCCCACCATAAATAAAACTTAGATGTCTTATCGAGGATCATTGGCACCTAGTCATGTCTTTGATGTATGGTAATAGCATAGTTGTTTCCTAGATCATATTCCTTAATGTAAACGaccatgtatatataaaaggttAGATATGATgtggtaaattttttttttaaacagttaATCGGTATTCGACATTAGGGAATAcatcaccgtataatggtgaagctctGCACGCACTCTAGACTACGAGATATAGACCATAAGCTGTTATAGGTGATTCAGGGAAAAAACCCACAGACTTGTCACTCTTAATTAAGAGCCGAACCCAAAACCTGTGAGATAAACCAGGATGCATCTGCGAGTTGAGCTAACTTGATGTATGATATGGTAAATTTAATGCTACAAATCTACCCTTGTGCGTACTCCAACTATCTATCATAAATACACACCCTGCCTGCCATGCCATGACCAAACCACACCAAACCATTGCATTTAACTCTGCTAGTTGGACTTTTGGAATTTTGTCTTACAAGCctttgaaatataaatcattttgttGTTGGAGTTTGGAATTCTGGCTTGAAAGTCTTGAAGTAAATATCATGCATACTattattggtaaaaaaaaaatatttttttataatttatttatcatataCGTTATGGTACATATTAAGGTACGTTAAATGAACTTTCATAGTTAAAATGTAGTATTCAATACATGTAAAAGGCATTTCTTGCAATTTATAATTAACGTTCATTTTCAAAATGTGCTTTTATGTGCATATTAGACAAAGCTTTCTATTTCTTTTGTAACTTTTCTTGAAAATCagttaaaaagtattatagaaATTTTTAGAATTCATGTGAAATGTAAATAAGAAacacattatatttataatctgTCTGAGCTCTGAACAAGTGAAAGGAACCACACTGATACAAATACAATGAAGAGTACCAAAGTCTCATTTCCATCTCACCATGACTCTGCATATTATTTCTGTTAAGGTTGGTCAAAGACTCAAAGGATAACTAAATGTAGTCTTTCCATCTTACGACTCATTTTCTAGTTGTTGCTAACTGGTCTTGTATAATGTGCATTTCGCCGCTTGTACCTGTTACGTATCAAGAAAATATGTTGTGTTTATATTGCGTACTatcctaaaatatatattttgtcgtACACTCAACGTATGTTGTCATTTTAACCCTTTAacgataaaatatatatatatatatatatataaaactgtcGTGCGAAAGAAGGGTGAATTTCCACCTTGTCcatccaaaagtttgaaattttaGGGACGCATAACACATCACTTTCATACTACCTTACCTTAAGCTTGAAAAAGTTTTAAGCAGATTTTTTACTTTGATTCTAGGACAATGGTATGGAAATAATCATTGACGTTAAAGGAGCACAAAATAAAGGGATAAGTTGGaaagtttattttaaaatttgaatcaGCAACAAATATATGCCAATATTCCTACAAGGTGCAATTGATATAATCTCCATTGCAAAAAATGGTAAAAAATACAATACATTGTTGAGCTGACTACTCTCTTTGGTAGCATAAATCGGGAGTTTATTCAATATCTTGTGATatcatataatataatggaTATATGATCCTTGTTGAGCTCACTTGTGCCAAACTGCGTATTGGTGCCCGTGGGCTACAAGTTTCCACTCCGGACCAGCGGGACACCATGAACCGCTACCAATTTTCATACACAGTTTCTCTCCAATTATGGCTGCATAGAGATTGGACTGAGCCTCAATAATTCTAATGGAGGATCTGCTGTGTATGTCTTGTTGCTTGCGAATTTGTATCTGCATATTAGTTTGAGTGATGTATGTGAGAAACAATTAGGGAAAAGAAGTTAGTCAAAGGGGTTCAATTGAAATATGTTTTACCTCTAACTTGTCATATGGttaaagttatataatttaGTTAGAAAAGAAATATGCCAAACGGGTCAAAAGTGGTCATATGggtaaaattataagatttagTTAGAAAAGAAATATGCTAAATGGGTCGAAAGTGTAATCATGATTATACAGCCTAAGAGATTGTTATACTTTAGTTGAATTATACTAGAAATGTTTTAAAACAATAAACTGAAAGtaaaaaattatcaaatattgattataTAGTGTTTCGAGATCAATCCAagtgacccacccattttgccacctataCGTACCAGTTTCACAATTTGATCATGCATGATGGTGCCCCAGTCATAAAGATGGTCATAAAAGATTGACGGTATCCCTGGATGCGTGAGGATATATGCATAGCCCTGGAAAATTTTGTAAGATTAGATATACAAAATTAACACATGTATGCAATGTCAATAGAAGTTTGTTCTAActtctaaaacaaaaataaacttcTTAGAAACTGAGTTGTTGCATAtcatataaaatttaacaaagatATCTCTCTTACCTCCATGACATGACTTGAAGGAAATGGCCAATGACCCTGCAGCATGAAAACAAGTTCAGGTTATTATTGACAAAAGTATATACTCATTTTTGGATCATAAACaaaccaatttttttaatttttagctAATACACACACTTCTTGACATATTTGCCCATtgatgtaattaaaaaaaatacctgAGTTGAACCAGTGTCATGATTGTCAAGAAAAGTTACAGCTCTTGAAGGCCACCATCCGAATACACCTGGTGGTTTTCCTTGTGCATCACGCAAACGCCACAGTTGCCCCTTAACCGCTTCCTACAATTACAATTCATGTAAGAAACCACTTAGATGATACCACTAACCTTTTCTTTGAGCTATCGATGTATATGGAACATGTACCTGAAGAATTCCTTTTGTTGTGAAGTCAAATGCCGTAGAGAGTTGCCCTGTGCCATCAATCCAATTGATGATGCGTTGCCTATGACTATCTGCAAATGAAATTAGTCAAATCCGATCACAATCTTActgtattaaaaaaaactggAGGTGGCAATTTGGACACTTATGTTAAGGAATGGGCCTATATCTCTAATGGTAAAACGAGTAATGTAGAAAAAACTAGCTTGAAAAGATTTGGGCCGAAAGGAGCCCAAATTGTCAGAGTATATTTCAATGCATGGAACCAACTGAGTATATTCGTATACAAAAATTAATGTTTTCTTGCCAAAAGGTGTATGGGTCATCCCAACTCGACCAGGTGTGTGTTGACATGTAGCATGaattacccattttgactcGAATCTGTTACAACCTCTTACCTAATCTACATGAGAACATGACCTACAAATTTTGTCACCTCTAACAGAAACGGTATTCCACAAGATTCAAATTAAAAGAGGAATGGAAGACGAGGAACAAAATGGTTttttgaacaaaccactacATGAATGCTTCTCACAAGTGAAATACCTTGGTTGTATTCGAGGTAAGTTCCACTGTAGCTGCATGAGTCCCAGTATTCTCCAACAGAAAATATTGGTTTTGCGCCCTCGATGTATTCTTTCACATATTTTGCTGAGTAACTATGTGTCACATACAGTAAATCTACGATTAATAATAGCAAGTTTGAGATAAAAGTGTTTGTAAACGAACATACAAAAGAATCTATTTGGCATTACCCTCTTGCAAAATCAAAACGGAAATCCTGAAAGCCAACATTGTATCGTAGCCATTTTAGCCAGCCAATAATATCTTTTCTAACAAAATCTTGCGTATGATCAATATTTGGAACACCATTAAAGTTGTCTCCTGTGCTACGGTTACCCTGCATAAATAGCCACCATATATAGACATAAGTATACGATAGTCAACTTAAAAATGTGCTTTCTGGTCACAAAATAACATTTTAGTTTTGGTGGTTACCCGTCCACCAGTACAAGATGTAACAGCACGTTCGTCCCATGATAATGGTATCCCATCATAGCGGTTATACCTTCCGCCATACCCTTGGGTGGTCCCAACACGATGATTGATGACTATGTCAGCCATTGGTCGAACGTTGTACTGCTTCATTTTACTTAATAGAGATCTAAGCAAAGCTTCAGAACCATATGCTGAGTTGAGGGAGTAGAGGTTCTGCGGAAGGTAGCCTGCGAAAAAGATGAAAAGGTTTGGTTAAAATCAGAAAGTTGCAGTATTTCCTTATAGTTTTGCAAAATTGCATTTTAAGAACCTTCAGGAGCGAAGGAATTAGTTGCGGGTGGCAACCAAGCTGATGTGATcccagattttgccatatcgggtACTTTTCTCTCCAAATTTCTCCACCAGTCATGTTTTCGTGACTCCCAGTTGAAAGCCTGAAATTTTACACATGTCATATCATTTACTTGTTTTAGTTAATAATCATCAGCAGAAACATGTTATGCAAACTTGAAACGgatagaggtggcaagatgagCGACTGAAGGGGTCGAGTTGGGTAACTAGACTAAACAGGTTTTTAGCATGGTTCAAAGTACAGACCAAACCGGGTTGGGTTGGCCCGCACACATAGTTttctgttttaaaaaaaatcaaaatatgtaaaaaaaaaggtaattggatggaaaccccctgatcccatgtaccatttggtacccactaatctcagtgttaaatatgaatacaaATCCATTatcgttaaaaaaaatcttCTAAACCTTTGAGCAAAACTATTTAGGAAGTTGTAAGCATTAAAAGTAGACTTTGAAGTTTGAATAGTGTTCAACCCATTTTGACTCACTAGACCCATtgacattttctctttttagctgatttatttatttagccCGTTTAAGataaaacacaacccaaatcaaCTCATTGATAACAGATAACTTGTTTTAATTTACATCATATATTATTTACCTCAAATATGCTAACTATTGATACATGCAAAGATAAATTGTAGCATTATCGGTTACCTGAAGTAAGATTTCTCTTCCGTTGCGTAGCACTGTCAAATAAAAGTAACATTTAACTAGGGTGgctattaataaaaattgtaaagatATTAACGGTAGATAAAGTTAAAAGAGGATGCATACCAACTTGTGATTGCTGAACACCAATGTCATCGTCCTATAAtcgaaaataatcaaaattgaCAGTCAGAAAATTAAGCTAGTATCTTAGTAAACATTAATTACTTGATAAATAACTAAACAAGAATCGAATGAGAAGAACTATGCTTACATTTTTAAGGACACCCATAACAAAAACTTGTAATAACCGTAACtatatgatcaaggaagaaATTCCCTGCATCCATTATGAAAACTTGTTATATATTAGTCATGGCACACATTGCAAGTGTAAATGCTGTTTGAAAGTTCATTAgtgtttgactttgaaaatgtCAAAAGTGGTATTTTAGAAATAGAAGCTGCTACTGTTTCGtccatatatgtatacattctaaaattgaaaatttcTTTGGAACAAATAACTGCCAAAAACTAATATTTGAAAAAACCATTGGTAATTTCAAATTATTTACACGGGTAAAAGTTTAAGCAGATaagattttttaattcaaatcaTTTAAAAGTATTATGACTAGCCCACCTTCAAGATTTTACTAAATTGGTTCGAACTTGAGATCTCTAGGCCAGTAGAGCCACCTTAGTGGTGGTTTACGGagataaaaaaatagaaattataaaatttacaaAGATTGAGAAACATATTATTACCCGAAGCTAATGGAGgttatgtaaatatgtaatatgaaTAACtagtaaatttatataaagtGAAAATAAATGTATGTAATTTGTGTTAAAAACATAAGTCCATGTTGATGGGGTATTTATAGTAAGTAAGATGATGAAAACAAACATGCTTAATAGATTCTTGATAAGTGGGATGGAAATTTTCCATCCACAAAAAAGTAAGATTCGCGTTAAGCTTCTATTCGAGTTATGGGTATTTATAGTGAAATTCATGAGGACGATTCGTTAAGTAGCTATTTGAGATTCGATTATTATGAGG includes the following:
- the LOC122608057 gene encoding probable alpha-amylase 2, with the translated sequence MGVLKNDDDIGVQQSQVVLRNGREILLQAFNWESRKHDWWRNLERKVPDMAKSGITSAWLPPATNSFAPEGYLPQNLYSLNSAYGSEALLRSLLSKMKQYNVRPMADIVINHRVGTTQGYGGRYNRYDGIPLSWDERAVTSCTGGRGNRSTGDNFNGVPNIDHTQDFVRKDIIGWLKWLRYNVGFQDFRFDFARGYSAKYVKEYIEGAKPIFSVGEYWDSCSYSGTYLEYNQDSHRQRIINWIDGTGQLSTAFDFTTKGILQEAVKGQLWRLRDAQGKPPGVFGWWPSRAVTFLDNHDTGSTQGHWPFPSSHVMEGYAYILTHPGIPSIFYDHLYDWGTIMHDQIVKLIQIRKQQDIHSRSSIRIIEAQSNLYAAIIGEKLCMKIGSGSWCPAGPEWKLVAHGHQYAVWHK